A window of Lagenorhynchus albirostris chromosome 11, mLagAlb1.1, whole genome shotgun sequence contains these coding sequences:
- the LOC132529585 gene encoding cytochrome c oxidase assembly protein COX14 encodes MPTAKQLADIGYKTFSTSMMLLTVYGGYLCSARVYHYFQRRSSQRQAAEEQKTSGVP; translated from the coding sequence ATGCCAACTGCCAAGCAACTAGCCGACATTGGCTACAAGACCTTCTCCACCTCCATGATGCTCCTCACTGTTTACGGGGGCTACCTCTGCAGTGCCCGAGTCTACCACTATTTCCAGCGGCGCAGCTCCCAGCGCCAGGCTGCAGAAGAACAGAAGACCTCAGGAGTCCCGTAG
- the GPD1 gene encoding glycerol-3-phosphate dehydrogenase [NAD(+)], cytoplasmic isoform X2 — protein MAGKKVCIVGSGNWGSAIAKIVGGNAAQLAGFDPRVTMWVFEEDVGGRKLTEVINTQHENVKYLPGHKLPPNVVAVPDVVQAAVDADILIFVVPHQFIGKICDQLKGHLKADTIGISLIKGVDEGPNGLKLISEVIGERLGIPMSVLMGANIASEVADEKFCETTIGCKDLAQGQLLKELMQTPNFRITVVQEVDTVELCGALKNIVAVGAGFCDGLGFGDNTKAAVIRLGLMEMIAFTKLFCSGPVSPATFLESCGVADLITTCYGGRNRKVAEAFARTGKSIEQLEKEMLNGQKLQGPQTARELHGILQRKGLLDKFPLFMAVYKVCYENQPVGEFIRCLQNHPEHL, from the exons ATGGCCGGCAAGAAAGTGTGCATTGTAGGCTCTGGTAACTG GGGCTCAGCCATCGCCAAGATTGTGGGTGGCAACGCAGCCCAGCTGGCAGGCTTTGACCCACGGGTGACCATGTGGGTGTTCGAGGAAGACGTCGGGGGCAGAAAGCTGACAGAGGTCATCAACACACAGCATGAGAATGTCAAATACCTGCCAGGGCACAAGTTGCCCCCCAATGTG GTGGCTGTCCCAGATGTGGTCCAGGCTGCAGTGGATGCTGACATCCTGATCTTCGTGGTACCCCATCAGTTCATCGGCAAGATCTGTGATCAGCTCAAGGGCCACCTGAAGGCAGACACCATTGGCATATCTCTTATTAAG GGGGTAGACGAGGGCCCCAACGGGCTGAAGCTCATCTCTGAAGTGATTGGGGAGCGCCTTGGCATCCCCATGAGCGTGCTGATGGGGGCCAACATTGCCAGCGAGGTGGCTGATGAGAAGTTCTGTGAGACAACCATTG GCTGCAAGGACCTGGCCCAGGGACAGCTTCTGAAAGAGCTGATGCAGACACCCAATTTCCGCATCACGGTGGTGCAAGAGGTGGACACAGTAGAGCTCTGTGGGGCCTTAAAG AATATAGTGGCCGTGGGGGCTGGCTTCTGTGATGGGCTGGGCTTTGGCGACAACACCAAGGCGGCCGTGATCCGACTGGGGCTCATGGAGATGATCGCCTTCACCAAGCTCTTCTGCAGTggccctgtgtcccctgccacCTTCTTGGAGAGCTGCGGTGTTGCTGATCTCATCACTACCTGCTACGGAGGGCGGAACCGCAAGGTGGCCGAGGCCTTCGCCCGCACAGGAAAG TCCATTGAGCAGCTGGAGAAAGAGATGCTGAATGGGCAGAAGCTGCAGGGGCCCCAGACAGCCCGGGAGCTACACGGCATCCTCCAGCGCAAGGGCCTGCTGGACAA GTTCCCTCTGTTCATGGCTGTGTACAAGGTATGCTACGAGAACCAGCCAGTAGGTGAATTCATTCGCTGCCTGCAGAATCATCCAGAACATCTgtga
- the GPD1 gene encoding glycerol-3-phosphate dehydrogenase [NAD(+)], cytoplasmic isoform X1 has protein sequence MAGKKVCIVGSGNWGSAIAKIVGGNAAQLAGFDPRVTMWVFEEDVGGRKLTEVINTQHENVKYLPGHKLPPNVVAVPDVVQAAVDADILIFVVPHQFIGKICDQLKGHLKADTIGISLIKGVDEGPNGLKLISEVIGERLGIPMSVLMGANIASEVADEKFCETTIGCKDLAQGQLLKELMQTPNFRITVVQEVDTVELCGALKLFCSGPVSPATFLESCGVADLITTCYGGRNRKVAEAFARTGKSIEQLEKEMLNGQKLQGPQTARELHGILQRKGLLDKFPLFMAVYKVCYENQPVGEFIRCLQNHPEHL, from the exons ATGGCCGGCAAGAAAGTGTGCATTGTAGGCTCTGGTAACTG GGGCTCAGCCATCGCCAAGATTGTGGGTGGCAACGCAGCCCAGCTGGCAGGCTTTGACCCACGGGTGACCATGTGGGTGTTCGAGGAAGACGTCGGGGGCAGAAAGCTGACAGAGGTCATCAACACACAGCATGAGAATGTCAAATACCTGCCAGGGCACAAGTTGCCCCCCAATGTG GTGGCTGTCCCAGATGTGGTCCAGGCTGCAGTGGATGCTGACATCCTGATCTTCGTGGTACCCCATCAGTTCATCGGCAAGATCTGTGATCAGCTCAAGGGCCACCTGAAGGCAGACACCATTGGCATATCTCTTATTAAG GGGGTAGACGAGGGCCCCAACGGGCTGAAGCTCATCTCTGAAGTGATTGGGGAGCGCCTTGGCATCCCCATGAGCGTGCTGATGGGGGCCAACATTGCCAGCGAGGTGGCTGATGAGAAGTTCTGTGAGACAACCATTG GCTGCAAGGACCTGGCCCAGGGACAGCTTCTGAAAGAGCTGATGCAGACACCCAATTTCCGCATCACGGTGGTGCAAGAGGTGGACACAGTAGAGCTCTGTGGGGCCTTAAAG CTCTTCTGCAGTggccctgtgtcccctgccacCTTCTTGGAGAGCTGCGGTGTTGCTGATCTCATCACTACCTGCTACGGAGGGCGGAACCGCAAGGTGGCCGAGGCCTTCGCCCGCACAGGAAAG TCCATTGAGCAGCTGGAGAAAGAGATGCTGAATGGGCAGAAGCTGCAGGGGCCCCAGACAGCCCGGGAGCTACACGGCATCCTCCAGCGCAAGGGCCTGCTGGACAA GTTCCCTCTGTTCATGGCTGTGTACAAGGTATGCTACGAGAACCAGCCAGTAGGTGAATTCATTCGCTGCCTGCAGAATCATCCAGAACATCTgtga
- the SMARCD1 gene encoding SWI/SNF-related matrix-associated actin-dependent regulator of chromatin subfamily D member 1 isoform X2 has protein sequence MAARAGFQSVAPSGGAGASGGAGAAAALGPGGTPGPPVRMGPAPGQGLYRSPMPGAAYPRPGMLPGSRMTPQGPSMGPPGYGGNPSVRPGLAQSGMDQSRKRPAPQQIQQVQQQAVQNRNHNAKKKKMADKILPQRIRELVPESQAYMDLLAFERKLDQTIMRKRLDIQEALKRPIKQKRKLRIFISNTFNPAKSDAEDGEGTVASWELRVEGRLLEDSALSKYDATKQKRKFSSFFKSLVIELDKDLYGPDNHLVEWHRTATTQETDGFQVKRPGDVNVRCTVLLMLDYQPPQFKLDPRLARLLGIHTQTRPVIIQALWQYIKTHKLQDPHEREFVICDKYLQQIFESQRMKFSEIPQRLHALLMPPEPIIINHVISVDPNDQKKTACYDIDVEVDDTLKTQMNSFLLSTASQQEIATLDNKIHETIETINQLKTQREFMLSFARDPQGFINDWLQSQCRDLKTMTDVVGNPEEERRAEFYFQPWAQEAVCRYFYSKDCDYPAPALKSFRPLR, from the exons ATGGCGGCCCGGGCGGGTTTCCAGTCTGTGGCTCCGAGCGGCGGCGCCGGAGCTTCAGGAGGGGCGGGCGCGGCGGCTGCCCTGGGTCCGGGCGGGACTCCGGGGCCTCCGGTGCGAATGGGCCCGGCGCCGGGTCAAGGGCTGTACCGCTCCCCGATGCCCGGAGCGGCCTATCCG AGACCAGGTATGCTACCAGGCAGCCGAATGACACCTCAGGGACCTTCCATGGGACCCCCTGGCTATGGGGGGAACCCTTCAGTCCGACCTGGCCTGGCCCAGTCAGGGATGGACCAGTCCCGCAAGAGACCTGCGCCTCAGCAGATCCAGCAGGTCCAGCAGCAGGCGGTCCAAAATCGGAACCACAA tgcaaagaaaaagaagatggctGACAAAATTCTACCTCAAAGG ATTCGTGAACTGGTACCAGAATCCCAGGCCTATATGGATCTCTTGGCTTTTGAAAGGAAACTGGACCAGACTATCATGAGGAAACGGCTAGATATCCAGGAGGCCTTGAAACGTCCCATCAAG CAAAAACGGAAGCTgcgaattttcatttctaacactTTCAATCCGGCTAAGTCAGATGCCGAGGATGGGGAAGGGACGGTGGCTTCCTGGGAGCTTCGGGTAGAAGGACGGCTCCTGGAGGAT tCAGCCTTGTCCAAATATGATGCCACCAAACAAAAGAGgaagttctcttctttttttaagtccTTGGTGATCGAACTGGACAAAGACCTGTATGGGCCAGATAACCATCTGGTGGAA TGGCACAGGACCGCCACTACCCAGGAGACAGATGGCTTCCAGGTGAAGCGGCCAGGAGACGTGAATGTACGGTGTACTGTCCTGCTGATGCTGGATTACCAG CCTCCTCAGTTTAAATTAGACCCTCGTCTGGCTCGGCTGCTGGGCATCCACACCCAGACCCGTCCAGTGATCATTCAAGCACTGTGGCAATATATCAAGACGCATAAGCTCCAGGACCCACACGAGCGGGAGTTTGTCATCTGTGACAAGTACCTCCAGCAG ATCTTTGAGTCTCAGCGTATGAAGTTTTCAGAGATCCCCCAACGGCTCCACGCCTTGCTTATGCCACCAGAGCCCATCATCATTAATCATGTCATCAG TGTTGACCCGAATGATCAGAAAAAGACAGCTTGTTATGACATTGATGTGGAAGTGGATGATACCTTGAAGACCCAGATGAATTCTTTTCTGCTGTCTACTGCCAGCCAGCAGGAGATTGCTACTCTAGACAACAAG aTCCATGAGACGATAGAAACTATCAATCAGCTGAAGACCCAGCGAGAGTTCATGCTGAGCTTTGCCAGAGACCCTCAGGGTTTCATCAATGACTGGCTTCAGTCCCAGTGCCGGGACCTCAAG ACCATGACTGATGTGGTGGGTAACCCAGAGGAAGAGCGCCGAGCTGAGTTCTACTTCCAGCCTTGGGCACAGGAGGCCGTGTGCCGATACTTCTACTCCAAG GATTGTGActacccagcccctgccctcaaaaGCTTCAGACCCCTCAGGTAG
- the SMARCD1 gene encoding SWI/SNF-related matrix-associated actin-dependent regulator of chromatin subfamily D member 1 isoform X1: MAARAGFQSVAPSGGAGASGGAGAAAALGPGGTPGPPVRMGPAPGQGLYRSPMPGAAYPRPGMLPGSRMTPQGPSMGPPGYGGNPSVRPGLAQSGMDQSRKRPAPQQIQQVQQQAVQNRNHNAKKKKMADKILPQRIRELVPESQAYMDLLAFERKLDQTIMRKRLDIQEALKRPIKQKRKLRIFISNTFNPAKSDAEDGEGTVASWELRVEGRLLEDSALSKYDATKQKRKFSSFFKSLVIELDKDLYGPDNHLVEWHRTATTQETDGFQVKRPGDVNVRCTVLLMLDYQPPQFKLDPRLARLLGIHTQTRPVIIQALWQYIKTHKLQDPHEREFVICDKYLQQIFESQRMKFSEIPQRLHALLMPPEPIIINHVISVDPNDQKKTACYDIDVEVDDTLKTQMNSFLLSTASQQEIATLDNKIHETIETINQLKTQREFMLSFARDPQGFINDWLQSQCRDLKTMTDVVGNPEEERRAEFYFQPWAQEAVCRYFYSKVQQRRQELEQALGIRNT, translated from the exons ATGGCGGCCCGGGCGGGTTTCCAGTCTGTGGCTCCGAGCGGCGGCGCCGGAGCTTCAGGAGGGGCGGGCGCGGCGGCTGCCCTGGGTCCGGGCGGGACTCCGGGGCCTCCGGTGCGAATGGGCCCGGCGCCGGGTCAAGGGCTGTACCGCTCCCCGATGCCCGGAGCGGCCTATCCG AGACCAGGTATGCTACCAGGCAGCCGAATGACACCTCAGGGACCTTCCATGGGACCCCCTGGCTATGGGGGGAACCCTTCAGTCCGACCTGGCCTGGCCCAGTCAGGGATGGACCAGTCCCGCAAGAGACCTGCGCCTCAGCAGATCCAGCAGGTCCAGCAGCAGGCGGTCCAAAATCGGAACCACAA tgcaaagaaaaagaagatggctGACAAAATTCTACCTCAAAGG ATTCGTGAACTGGTACCAGAATCCCAGGCCTATATGGATCTCTTGGCTTTTGAAAGGAAACTGGACCAGACTATCATGAGGAAACGGCTAGATATCCAGGAGGCCTTGAAACGTCCCATCAAG CAAAAACGGAAGCTgcgaattttcatttctaacactTTCAATCCGGCTAAGTCAGATGCCGAGGATGGGGAAGGGACGGTGGCTTCCTGGGAGCTTCGGGTAGAAGGACGGCTCCTGGAGGAT tCAGCCTTGTCCAAATATGATGCCACCAAACAAAAGAGgaagttctcttctttttttaagtccTTGGTGATCGAACTGGACAAAGACCTGTATGGGCCAGATAACCATCTGGTGGAA TGGCACAGGACCGCCACTACCCAGGAGACAGATGGCTTCCAGGTGAAGCGGCCAGGAGACGTGAATGTACGGTGTACTGTCCTGCTGATGCTGGATTACCAG CCTCCTCAGTTTAAATTAGACCCTCGTCTGGCTCGGCTGCTGGGCATCCACACCCAGACCCGTCCAGTGATCATTCAAGCACTGTGGCAATATATCAAGACGCATAAGCTCCAGGACCCACACGAGCGGGAGTTTGTCATCTGTGACAAGTACCTCCAGCAG ATCTTTGAGTCTCAGCGTATGAAGTTTTCAGAGATCCCCCAACGGCTCCACGCCTTGCTTATGCCACCAGAGCCCATCATCATTAATCATGTCATCAG TGTTGACCCGAATGATCAGAAAAAGACAGCTTGTTATGACATTGATGTGGAAGTGGATGATACCTTGAAGACCCAGATGAATTCTTTTCTGCTGTCTACTGCCAGCCAGCAGGAGATTGCTACTCTAGACAACAAG aTCCATGAGACGATAGAAACTATCAATCAGCTGAAGACCCAGCGAGAGTTCATGCTGAGCTTTGCCAGAGACCCTCAGGGTTTCATCAATGACTGGCTTCAGTCCCAGTGCCGGGACCTCAAG ACCATGACTGATGTGGTGGGTAACCCAGAGGAAGAGCGCCGAGCTGAGTTCTACTTCCAGCCTTGGGCACAGGAGGCCGTGTGCCGATACTTCTACTCCAAG GTGCAGCAGAGACGACAAGAATTAGAGCAAGCCCTGGGAATCCGAAACACATAG